In Sesamum indicum cultivar Zhongzhi No. 13 linkage group LG8, S_indicum_v1.0, whole genome shotgun sequence, the sequence TGTGTTAAAGGTGTGAGATACCATGGAGACCCCTTATAATCCTGCTCACAAGTAGAGGATGGTGGAAGCACCCAACAACAATCAGCCTTTGCAGGTTGTAGCGAGATCCTCCCTAGCATCGGTAAGAGGATCCACCCTATCCTTTCCAGCTCCAATGTTGCCCCCCAGAGGATCCACCCTATCTCTTCAGGTTCCTTAGTTCTGGATGTTGGAGGCCTACCAGCCCCCCTACCAAAGATTGGTGGCAAAGGAGGGATGAATTGTGTAACAGTCCACAATTCTCTACCCACCATAGGCATGATTGCAGTCTTATTAACACTCTTATAAACTGCCACTGTATAGCATTCATTCACATAATTAACAGGATCATCACCTTTACACAGTATGACACTACGAGCATGTTTACATGGGATTCCATTCAAATCCCATTTCCTACAAGAACAACTTCTCTTGTCCAAATCTACTAGATGTTGTGAACCATCAAAATAGTTTAGTTGCCAATAGGATGAATCAGTTTTTATGGAAATGCAATCTATGGACGTTTTAACATTTTTCTCAACAATCTTACAATCTTAAGACATATAACACCATTCTATTTCAGGTTTGCCCTATCCCTGTTCTCttgcaatattttcattaaatactcTCTGATCCATTCATGTATAGTGACAATAGGTTTCTCCCAagcttagaaaatatttgatttaaatgtTTCACAacaattattcaataaaacatgacacttaatatttgttttgaagTGTGATCTACTCTATTATGTATGGGGTTTATCCTCAAACAATTCTGCAGCAGTTTTATCAAGTACTGACATCTACGACATACACAATCTGAATTCATTAAGGGTAGTAGCCTTTGCAACCTTCCACAAACAGTTTTTAAATGCCAAACCCCTGAATCCTGCATTCTTCAACTTAGAGTGTAGATGTCTTACACAAAATCTATGATCTGAAGCAGGAAACACTTTCTCAAATACTTGAACTAACTCCTTTTGCTTGTTAGAGATGAAACACCATTGATCATCTCTAACTACCCCCAAATCAGATTTCAGCAGGGTTAAAAACCACTCCCTAGTCAACCTCATTTCTTTTGCAACAACAACATATGCAGCAGGATAAATATTGTTGTTTGGGTCAATGCCTACTGCTGTTAATAAAACTCCCTCCAAAAGGTCCTTTCAGATGACATTCATCAACACCTACCACCTGTTTCCACCCCCATTAAACCCATCTTTCAAGGCACCAACACAAAtaaagtttttcaaatttctgatCAGTATCCATGCCTAACACCACTCTGGGTCCTGGATTACTTTTTAGCAATTCATTAGCATAATCTTGCATCATTGAATATTGTACCTCAGGAGCACCCTCTATTGATTTTAGTGTAGATCTTTTGGCTCTATACGCTTGATCTCATTATACATTGACTCTTAAATCTTAAATGACATCAATCCTAAAATCCTTGACACTTTCTCTTTAGATCacttctgaattttttaatgttcttGTCTGCAAGCCACtttgactttatttttaacatgATAGAACCTTCCACAAGTATGATTGGAATTAAATTCTCTTATCTGAAAAGTGCATTCATCATTCACTTTGTGTGTATTTATCCTCCACTTACAATCTTCCTTAGCACATCTAACATACATTTTGACTTTGTCATTCTTGGTGATTTTCAAATGTCTCCTTGTTTTTATTGCATTACCGTGAATGACATTTCTAAATTAAGTTTGAGTGCTGAAGATCATACATAATTCAAAGGTAGGATCATATTGTTTCACAAgactgaaaataatttttcactcttctgtttcatcatcatcagacTCCTTTTGACTTTGAAAGTCATCCTCACTCCCAAACAGGTCTTCCTCAGCGTCTTCATTGGTATCCACTCcatcatctttattttttcattctgttctttcatattaatttcttctacttctctttctatttgtttttccaaAGTCTCTTCATCAATGTACCCTGTTTTTTGAGTActaaattcatcatttttcaaattataatcacTATCTTCAAAGGATTCAGATTCAGATTGTTTCAGATTTTCACCCTTTTCAAGTAACCCACCCTCCTAAGGTTGTGTACTACATTCACCAACCTGACTGTCCATAACATTGCCATCaacttcaacatatatattaatttctctttCAAGAGCTATACCAGCACAGATATCAAACAAAATCTCATCACTACTTACTCTGTAATACACATCTCCAAGCTTTGTGAAATATGTTCTATACCAAAATAACCAACCTCACTAGCCATTTCATTCAGTTTTGGAATAGACATTTCATACACTTcctcataattaaatttgtacacacattttcccaaaaatataatataatagttGCTaacaaactattattattatctgtaaaaaaagaaagcaacaaaaacaaacacaaaacaGAAATAgattaacaattaaaatttcaatcacaaaaaaattcataaaaattcatacaaaaaaaatgaataaatatacacatatttCCAGACAAGAACAACAACTAAAAACACACACGTGGTCCAAATAGAATAAAcagacagaaaaaaaaaatatcggCTATTGTTGGTTTCCAGACAATAACAACACAATAGAACATAGTGTTGGAGATAATTTCCAAACAAAGTACAAGGGACCACTTTCATTTTTGGAACCATAAATAACcctatatttaatattaaaacacaaacctgtttgtatattttataaaacttaccGTACGAAGGAGGAGCAAAATTGTTAAACTCATGATCCCAAAGTGGCATTGCTTCAATCGGGTTTCTTCCCCCACAACCAATAATCAATTCTCGATTTCAGTTCAAAAAAGAACTTTTAGGGTTTTTGGATTTGGGAGAATCTATTGGGATTTGGGGGATAGACTTTTATAGTTGGGTTTTTTCCCTAGGTCAATTTTTTACCCGCTTTGCCACGTCAACATTTTATGCCATGTTTCTGGCCACGCGAGCTGTTGTTGTGTAACTTGGGCCCAGTTGGCCTCTTTTCCTGCCCACCCCACGCAAGCTGCTAGATGTTTAAGTTGCGCTCATGTGGATGTCGAAACCCTAAGCCCCAAATTCTCCGCGGCGTTTTTGAGCAATTTTGAttggaaggaccaaaattacaacaaaatcaATACTTATAGAAAATTGCCAACCTGTGATTACTGTCCTAATTTTGCCACCCCTAAATTTACGGGATCAATTTTgcccccatatatatatatatatatatatatatatatattatgtataggtattccaaattttcttctaaataatttgtaaaagtcaaaataagttcataaaaaaagatggatcataaaatatgatttatttatggtgtcatatatataatttctttaatttcgtTACCAACTACATTCATACCATATGGCAGATACCATAGCCATGCATAGAttcaaactaattttttaaaaataaaatccttaatccattttaacataaaaaatactcaaattcTAACGCACAATAGATAGTTTATGACAgcgtaatattaaattttaaaatacaaactatacccttaaatatttgtattaatatcataaaatatctaaatcatattttaaccATCAATATagtatcatatttatttatatattttactcatattcatcatttaagttgcatttatttaattatatgtctATGTAAGTATATATTGTGTGTCACgatgattatttaaaaaaaaaaaaaaaaaaaaaaaaaaaacctgaaATCAAGAAGGATTACTCACGTGGCAAATTCCCATTAAACCCCAATTAAAACCCACTTAATATGCCGGCTAAGCTAAACAACACAATCCTCAAACAACACTCCTCAGTCCTCTCTCTCCacttttttcatctttatcaACTAACTCATAACCAGTCAAAACCAACCATAAAATCCCGAAACTACCCCTCCTTGCTCCCCAACCCCCAACCGGCCCTAAACAAAACGCCCCTTTCACACGAGGATATTTATGTCATTTCAAGCCCCATCAACCATACATCCTTAAACTCGCCGGCTTCAGTATCTATCTTGCCGCCACTTCTCAAGTAACATTTGTTCTACTCCTcatccatttcttttttcctaacAAATCAACAACAGCAGTGGAACCCCTCACCCCTTCAAACTCtacaacctctctctctcacagtGTGTTCCCTGTGTCTGCGGTGGTTTCGATGCAGAGCCACGGAGAAACCGCAGTTTTCGATCATTCAACAAGGCCCAAGAAGGCGAAATCCCGAGAAGTAAGTTCGAGATTCCTTTCACCAACCTCTACTGCATCTTCATCTTCAACTCATGATCATTATGGAAATCAATCTCCAAACACTACCCTTTCCCCTCTGAGGCAAAAGCCCAGATCATCCACTGATTCAAGAAAGCACAAAACCTTCCAAAACACGGGCTTTTTTCGCGGGCTCTGGCCCTCATCGACGGGCCAATCCCCCTCTTCAAACACAAAGCCCGATACCACTCTTGCTGACCACCTAGGAAACGACAGGCTCCAAGACCTGAAAGAAGGCAAAACCAAAGAAAAACCAGATCAAAATCCGTTGTTCTTGCATAGGCAAAGAAGCTGCTCAGAATTCAGCAGGTTTGAGAATGAGAAGAAGATTCGTAATgcttcaaaagaaaatcagaaGCCCGTTTTGGGAGGATCCATGAGATACACAGGGAAGTTCAAGTTAAACTCGTTTAAATCTTCAAACTTACCTGCTGATCATAGCGTTGTCGTCCCTGGAAGGTTTTCAGTTGACGAAAATGCATTGAGAAAGAAATCATCTTCCAGAGGGTTATCAGATTCTGAGACACAAGACTCGGAATCGGAGTACAGCGACATATGCTCTGGCGGTGGGAGTTTGGACGCTGAGATGGCCAGAAAAGATACTCCGGCGTCGTACATGGCTCCAACAGTCAGTTCAAGAAGACATGGCATCGAAGTTGCTTCCAAATTCATGCATGACTCGGCGTCAAGGTCCACGAGATGGAGTGCTGATTCATGCCATAACCAGAAGCCCGTTTCATCCGATAACCATAACAACTCTCCAAAGATTTTCACTGTGAAGAACGGTAGTGGGAATTGGGCTTCTTCACCGGGCCGGTCGGGCTCGCCCAAGGAGAAGATGGGGAAAATGATGAGTTCCAAGCCCCCCACGAGCCCTTCAAGGGGAAAAGGAGTTGGAAATATTCTAAGTCTGGGGATTGAATTATTGAGAGGGAAGAAAAGTTATTCCAGTACTGCTTCATCGCCGCTCGGGCCGGGCTCGGCGGAGAATGTTCATCAATTAAGGTTGCTGCATAATAGATTGATGCAATGGAGGTACAGTAATGCCAGAGCTGATGCTGCAAATGGGAATATCATCAAACAGGCTGAGGTATGTGAGTCTGATATTccactaaatattttaatttcgtctcttttaattattattatggaaaaataatatttttcagcgTAAGTTACAATAACCTCTCCTaagatttaacataattatgaataatttcttattatttgaaaaattataaaccgcataatatttgatgaaattaattatgtaatttttgaagagaggtatgaaattgtcaactatgtacttattatatttttttatttacaaaaa encodes:
- the LOC105167562 gene encoding QWRF motif-containing protein 3, encoding MQSHGETAVFDHSTRPKKAKSREVSSRFLSPTSTASSSSTHDHYGNQSPNTTLSPLRQKPRSSTDSRKHKTFQNTGFFRGLWPSSTGQSPSSNTKPDTTLADHLGNDRLQDLKEGKTKEKPDQNPLFLHRQRSCSEFSRFENEKKIRNASKENQKPVLGGSMRYTGKFKLNSFKSSNLPADHSVVVPGRFSVDENALRKKSSSRGLSDSETQDSESEYSDICSGGGSLDAEMARKDTPASYMAPTVSSRRHGIEVASKFMHDSASRSTRWSADSCHNQKPVSSDNHNNSPKIFTVKNGSGNWASSPGRSGSPKEKMGKMMSSKPPTSPSRGKGVGNILSLGIELLRGKKSYSSTASSPLGPGSAENVHQLRLLHNRLMQWRYSNARADAANGNIIKQAESKFLHVWIALNKLQHSMVQKRLQLEKEKLNMKLNYILHSQIKVLEIWGNTERQHLSAVSTTKDCLHSVVCPLVDGAKVEQQLASFAVRHASDLAASINLMLITFTPEVEKTVGILGELAIVVTQEKLLLEECLELFRIISALEIEERSLKSSIMQLKLWQQQQRPDILA